Proteins encoded together in one Lutra lutra chromosome 4, mLutLut1.2, whole genome shotgun sequence window:
- the CNN3 gene encoding calponin-3 isoform X1 translates to MTHFNKGPSYGLSAEVKNKIASKYDHQAEEDLRNWIEEVTGMSIGTNFQLGLKDGIILCELINKLQPGSVKKVNESSLNWPQLENIGNFIKAIQAYGMKPHDIFEANDLFENGNMTQVQTTLVALAGLAKTKGFHTTIDIGVKYAEKQTRRFDEGKLKAGQSVIGLQMGTNKCASQAGMTAYGTRRHLYDPKMQTDKPFDQTTISLQMGTNKGASQAGMLAPGTRRDIYDQKLTLQPVDNSTISLQMGTNKVASQKGMSVYGLGRQVYDPKYCAAPTEPVIHNGSQGTGTNGSEISDSDYQAEYPDEYHGEYQDDYPREYQYGDQGIDY, encoded by the exons ATCGCTTCCAAATATGACCATCAGGCAGAAGAAGATCTTCGAAACTGGATAGAAGAGGTGACAGGCATGAGCATTGGCACCAACTTTCAGCTGGGCTTAAAAGATGGCATCATCCTCTGCGA GCTCATAAACAAGCTACAGCCAGGCTCAGTGAAGAAGGTTAATGAGTCTTCCTTAAACTGGCCTCAG TTGGAGAATATTGGCAACTTTATTAAAGCTATTCAGGCTTATGGCATGAAGCCGCATGACATATTTGAAGCAAATGATCTTTTTGAGAATGGAAACATGACCCAGGTTCAGACTACGCTGGTGGCCCTGGCAGGTCTG GCTAAAACAAAAGGATTCCATACAACCATTGACATTGGAGTCAAGtatgctgaaaaacaaacaagacgTTTtgatgaaggaaaattaaaagctGGCCAAAGTGTAATTGGTTTGCAG atGGGAACCAACAAATGCGCCAGCCAGGCGGGTATGACTGCCTATGGGACCAGGAGGCATCTTTATGATCCCAAAATGCAAACCGATAAACCTTTTGACCAGACCACAATTAGTCTGCAGATGGGCACCAACAAAGGAGCCAGCCAG GCGGGGATGTTAGCACCAGGCACCAGAAGAGACATCTATGATCAGAAGCTAACATTACAACCGGTGGACAACTCGACAATTTCTCTACAGATGGGAACCAACAAAGTTGCTTCCCAGAAAGGAATGAGCGTGTATGGGCTTGGGCGGCAAGTATATGATCCCAAATATTGTGCCGCTCCCACAGAACCGGTCATTCACAACGGAAGCCAAGGAACAGGAACCAATGGGTCTGAAATTAGCGATAGTGATTATCAGGCAGAATACCCAGATGAATATCATGGAGAGTACCAAGATGACTACCCCAGAGAGTACCAATACGGCGACCAAGGCATTGATTATTAG
- the CNN3 gene encoding calponin-3 isoform X2 — MSIGTNFQLGLKDGIILCELINKLQPGSVKKVNESSLNWPQLENIGNFIKAIQAYGMKPHDIFEANDLFENGNMTQVQTTLVALAGLAKTKGFHTTIDIGVKYAEKQTRRFDEGKLKAGQSVIGLQMGTNKCASQAGMTAYGTRRHLYDPKMQTDKPFDQTTISLQMGTNKGASQAGMLAPGTRRDIYDQKLTLQPVDNSTISLQMGTNKVASQKGMSVYGLGRQVYDPKYCAAPTEPVIHNGSQGTGTNGSEISDSDYQAEYPDEYHGEYQDDYPREYQYGDQGIDY, encoded by the exons ATGAGCATTGGCACCAACTTTCAGCTGGGCTTAAAAGATGGCATCATCCTCTGCGA GCTCATAAACAAGCTACAGCCAGGCTCAGTGAAGAAGGTTAATGAGTCTTCCTTAAACTGGCCTCAG TTGGAGAATATTGGCAACTTTATTAAAGCTATTCAGGCTTATGGCATGAAGCCGCATGACATATTTGAAGCAAATGATCTTTTTGAGAATGGAAACATGACCCAGGTTCAGACTACGCTGGTGGCCCTGGCAGGTCTG GCTAAAACAAAAGGATTCCATACAACCATTGACATTGGAGTCAAGtatgctgaaaaacaaacaagacgTTTtgatgaaggaaaattaaaagctGGCCAAAGTGTAATTGGTTTGCAG atGGGAACCAACAAATGCGCCAGCCAGGCGGGTATGACTGCCTATGGGACCAGGAGGCATCTTTATGATCCCAAAATGCAAACCGATAAACCTTTTGACCAGACCACAATTAGTCTGCAGATGGGCACCAACAAAGGAGCCAGCCAG GCGGGGATGTTAGCACCAGGCACCAGAAGAGACATCTATGATCAGAAGCTAACATTACAACCGGTGGACAACTCGACAATTTCTCTACAGATGGGAACCAACAAAGTTGCTTCCCAGAAAGGAATGAGCGTGTATGGGCTTGGGCGGCAAGTATATGATCCCAAATATTGTGCCGCTCCCACAGAACCGGTCATTCACAACGGAAGCCAAGGAACAGGAACCAATGGGTCTGAAATTAGCGATAGTGATTATCAGGCAGAATACCCAGATGAATATCATGGAGAGTACCAAGATGACTACCCCAGAGAGTACCAATACGGCGACCAAGGCATTGATTATTAG